Below is a window of Pelagicoccus albus DNA.
CCTGCAGAGAAAGTATCCTCCACCTCCGGAACCTCCACGAAAGTGATGTCACCCAAGCTATTTTGGGCGAACTCAGTAATCCCAATGATGGCTTCGTCTCCGTCGAGAAGCTTTAGCCATTCATGGTCTTTGGTGTACTTAAGGTCGGAAGGAATGCTCATTTCGGAAACGTTAGGTTGCTCTGGCGGTGTATTGTAAAGATTGAGTGGAATATTCCGTTAGCGGACTGGTCTCACAAGTTCGAAATCCGGAAAAGTGAATATCTGTGCCCTTTGTTTGCCACCCCGCAGCAAGCTGTCGACTCCGTCGATCGCGGAGAGACCGCGACGGGGCATCACGGCAAACAAACGCTTCGCGCTTCGGGGCTTGATGAATCGCAAGAATTACCAACGAAGCAAGCTTCGAGGAATGTACCCGGTTGCGATTCAAGCTTGCGGATTTAGCGGCAAAAATGGCGGCTTGGTCCGCTCGATCGGAAAACTCTTCCCTCGTAAATCGACTGCCAGCGAATCGGATTTCGCCACAGATGCATCCACCAATGCCGATCCGATCGCTTCATTGAGAATCGGCGAAAAAGTGCCGGAGACGACCGTCCCGACCTTAGCGCCGTCCAAGACGATGTCCGTGCCCGGACGAGCAATACGCCTCCCACCTGTTTTGAAGAAAACCACCTTCTTGGCCGGACCATCCGACCGTTTCGTTTTGATGGCTTCTTTTCCGATGAAGTCGCCAGCCTTCTTGAGACTCACCGTCCACATCAAGTTGGCCTCGACCGGTCCAATTTCGTCATCGATCTCATGCCCGTAGAGCGAGTAGCCAGCTTCCAGCCTCAAACTGTCGCGAGCGCCAAGCCCGGCGAGGACGAGCCCCTGCGGCTTCCCCTTCTCAAGCAGGGCTTCCGCCAAAGCGGCCGTGTCAGAAGTCGACACAAATAGCTCGACGCCAACCTCTCCGGTGTAGCCTGTTCTGCTGATGAGACAGTCGAAACCGGCTACTTTACCCTCTACAAAGCGGTAGTAGCCCAAGGAGCTCAAATCGACCGACGCGAGTTCGGACAAGATGGAAAAAGCTTTTGGCCCCTGCAATGCGATCAAGCCGTATTCCGAGGAAACATTAGTCACGGCAACATCGAATTTGGCCGCCTCAGATTGCAGCCAGGCAACGTCTTTTGCCACATTCGCCGCATTGAGACAGAGAAGATAACGATTCAACCCTTTTCGGTAAACGAGGAGGTCATCCACCACTCCACCGCTCGGATAACACATCAGGCTGTAGAGAGCCTTGCCGTCATCCATGGTAGAAACGTCGTTGGTCAGAACGTAATTCAAAAACGCTTCCGCCTCTGGACCTTCCACTGTCGCCTCTCCCATATGGGAAACATCAAAAAGCCCTGCCGCTGCTCGGGTAGATTTGTGCTCTTCGACGATGCTCTCGTACTGCACCGGCATTTCCCAGCCGGCGAAATCCACCATGCGGCCGCCGTGAGCGACATTAAAATCGTAAAGGGGTGTCCGCTGCGTTTCTGACATGTTCGACATCTAGATTTCGCTGGAATTCCAAGGCAAGGACGAAGCGGCGAAACAATTCATCTGACGTTCCTCAGCGACACTTGTTAGTGGCCCATGCCCTGGGGCCAAAACGGTAGTCTCGTCCAATGACAGGATCCGTTCTAAAGACCTAATCGCATCTTCATAGGAGGTATTTGCTCCACCCATAGATCCTGCGAAAAGCGCGTCCCCCACAATAGCCAACGGTTGCTCTAATCCTTCCACTCGGAAAGACATTCCGCCCACTGTGTGACCAGGGGTGTCGAAGGCCGTAACCTTTATGGAGTCACAATTGTAGCTAAACCCTTCGTCCATGGCTTCAGTTTTGAACGGAATATCTTGGTCTTTCCGACCCATGAAAACACGAGCTTCCGGCCAGCGCTTTTTTAGATCGGGAGCGCCTTCGTAGTGGTCCCAGTGGGCATGGGTCAAAATCAGGGCGTCCAGGCTCAATCCTTTGCTCTCCATGAACTCGATCATGGGAAGCGATACTGAGCCCGTGTCGAAAGCGATAGCCCGTTTGGTCTCCGAGTCCCAAACGAGGAAAGAATTCACTAGCCACTGGTGAAACGGGCTAGTCACGAGGGCAAAACCCTTAATCTGCCCCTGTTCCCGAGGCCGCCAACTTCCCTTTCCGATCTCTACCAGAGCCGGAACATTAAGATGCAGAGCCTTCCCCAAGGTTTTGATCACTGCCTCGTCGAACACGCCACGCCTCGCGGCCCGGATCTCGTTTTCGTCCACTCCGCACTGCTCCGCCAGAGCTGCTGTGCTAATCCCTTGGCCCTTCTGGGCTTTGCTCAATATGTCGCTAAACTCGTCTTCTACGGGAAGAATCATGAGCTTGCGTTACTGTTGGGTTAATCTTCTTGCAAGCACTGTTGAGCACGCATCTCCTGTGCCGATCCCTCCAGATGTTCGATATCGAATTCAAAAAACTCTCCGGCGACGAGCTGGAGAAAGTCTATCACATCGACCGCTCAGAAAACGTCGAAAAGATGTACCGTCGCTCGGGAGACGAGCTCGAAGCATACGACGACCAAGTCGAAGTTTCAGCCGATCCTTCCTTCTGGGAAACCTTGCTCGGCTGGTGGCGCGATGAGCTAGCGGAGGGAGCGGAGGCCTTCGGAGCTTTCGATGGAGACACATTGACCGGCATCGCCATTATCAAACACCAAGTTCGCGAGGACACGGACCAGATCATCGCTATGTATGTGAGCGCCGAATACCGCCTAAGCGGCATCGCACGCTCCCTCTACTTCGAACTTGAAGATTCGGCAAAGGCCTCTGGGGCTAAAAAACTGATCGTTTCCACCACGCCCACCGGGTCGGCGGTCGGCTTCTACCAAAGCCAAGGTTTCCAGTTCGACGCTGGCTCAAGCTGCTCGCTTGACCAAAACGAAGAGCACGAGATCCCGATGGTAAAACGTTTGAAAAACTAGGGGCCCTCCCGCCATCCACTCCCCAATTCGGAGAAAAATCTCCGAATTCTCGCTTGAACTCGCCAAATCCACCCGTTCCTATCTGCCGCGATGGCAGAATCGAACTACACCGAGTCGAGCATCAAATCCCTAAGTCCCCGTGAACACATTCGCCTCAGACCGGGCATGTACATCGGAAAACTGGGAGACGGCTCTTCTCCAGACGACGGCATTTACGTACTCATAAAAGAGATCATCGACAACTCGATCGATGAACATACATCCGGCCACGGCAAGCGTATCGACGTGACCATACAGGGAGACACCGTCACTGTTCGAGACTACGGACGAGGCATACCGCTCGGAAAAGTCGTCGCCTGCGTGTCCGAGATCAACACCGGAGCAAAGTACGACTCGGAGACCTTCCAGAAGTCAGTTGGCCTAAATGGAGTTGGCACCAAAGCGGTCAATTTCCTATCCGAGTCCTTCATCGCAGCCGCATTCCGCGAAGGAAAGACCAAGCGGGCTACCTTTGAAACTGGTGAGCTCACAAAGGAAAGCCGTCAGGTAAAGACCGAGGAAAACAACGGCACCTACGTCGAATTCGTCCCGGATCGAACCATTTTCAAAAACTACAAGTTTCGCCTCGAGTACGTGGAGGCGATGCTTTGGAACTACGCATACCTTAACACGGGCCTTGTCCTCAGCCTAAACGGAGAAACCTACAAATCCGAAAACGGACTCAAGGACCTACTCGAGGACAATCTATCAGGCGACATCCTCTACCCTATCATCCACCTCAAGGGTGATGACATCGAGGTGGCCCTTACGCACGGCACACATTACGGCGAGGACTACTTCTCATTCGTAAACGGCCAGCACACCACCATGGGAGGGACGCACTTGGCCGCGTTTCGCGAAGCAGTCGTCAAAACTGTGCGGGAGTTCTTCAACAAGAATTACGACCCTGCGGATATCCGAACCTCAATCGTATCCGCGATCTCCATACGGATCCAGGAGCCAGTCTTCGAATCCCAAACCAAGACCAAACTCGGATCCCAAAACGTATCTCCCAAGGGCCAGTCCATTCGAAATTTCGTCAATACCTTCATCAAGAAGGAGCTCGACGACCACCTGCACAAATATCCGGAAACCGCCAAGGCGATCCAGCAAAAGATCGTAGCCTCCGAAAAGGAGCGGAAGGAACTTTCTGGCATTCGCAAGCTAGCTCGGGAAAAGGCGAAAAAGGTCAATCTTCACAACAAAAAGCTCCGCGACTGCCGCGCCCACTTCAACACCAAGCACAAGCAAGGGGACGATGCGACACTCTTCATAGTGGAAGGTGATTCCGCGGGCGGCTCGATCACCAAGACGCGAGACGTTAACACACAAGCCGTCTTTTCCCTAAAAGGTAAGCCCCTAAACGCATTTGGTCTGAGCAAGAAAATCGTCTATCAAAACGATGAGTTCAATTGCCTTCAGTCCGCTTTGGATATCGAGGACGGACTAGATACGCTTCGCTACAACAAGGTCGTCATCGCGACCGATGCGGATGTCGACGGTATGCACATTCGCATGCTGCTACTGACCTTCTTCCTGCAGTTTTTTCCGGATCTCGTCAGATCAGGACACCTCTACATTCTGCAAACACCGCTCTTTCGTGTCCGGAACAAGAAGAACACTGTCTATTGCTACAATGAGGCAGAGAAGGATCAGGCTCTCAAGAACCTGGGAAAGACCGCCGAGATCACTCGCTTCAAGGGCCTTGGCGAAGCGTCGCCAGACGAATTTGCGACTTTCATCGGCAAGGACATGAAGCTCGATCCTGTCACCATGGCACACCTACACAACATCGACGAACTGTTGAGCTTCTACATGGGCAAGAACACGCCGAAGCGGCAAGAGTTCATCATCGACAACCTCCACATCGAAAAAGACCTCGTTGAAGAAGCGGCCAGCTAATCTCAGGTAGGAGCGGCCTCCGTCGCGAACCAAGCACTCAAGACCTACCACTATTTTCCCACAGAATGTCAGACGACTCCCAAGACCAACTAGATTTCGACGAAGAACCAGAGGAAAACTCCACCGAACTCGTATCAGCAGAAGCGGAAGAAAAGGCGGGAAACGCCAAGGCCCCTTTGGCCACTTCCTACCAGAATTGGTTTCTCGAATACGCTTCCTACGTCATTCTAGATCGTGCGGTTCCGGCCCTGCTCGACGGGCTAAAGCCTGTCCAGCGACGCATCATGCACTCTTTGCGGGAGCTTGACGACGGACGTTACAACAAGGTCGCAAACGTCGTAGGTCACTCCATGCGCTACCACCCGCACGGAGATGCATCCATCTACTCCGCTATGGTCGGGATGGGACAAAGAAATCTCCTCATCGACACCCAAGGAAACTGGGGAAATACGCTCACTGGAGACGGCGCGGCCGCAGCCCGTTACATCGAAGCCCGCCTTTCGCCATTCGCCCGCGAAGTTGTCTTCAACCCAAAGACGACCAAATGGCAGCAATCCTACGACGGCCGCAACAAGGAGCCGATCAATCTCCCGGTCAAATTCCCGCTCCTTCTCGCAGAGGGCTGCGAGGGCATCGCCGTCGGACTGGCCTGCAAGATTCTACCTCACAATTTCAATGAGATTATCGATGCCGCTGTCTACTATCTAAACGGCGACGATTTCGAACTGTATCCAGACTTTGAAACAGGCGGCATAGCCGATTTTTCAAACTACAACGATGGACTGCGTGGAGGCCGCGTCCTAGTAAGAGCCGTTTTCGAAAAGCTTAGCAAATACCAGATCGCCATTCGGGAAATCCCCTTCGGCTGCACCACTGGTTCCCTTATCGATTCGATTCTCTCTGCCAACTCTAAGGGCAAGATCAAGATAAAGAAGATCGAGGATAACACCTCCGACAAGGCCGAGATCATCATCACCTTGCCACCAGGGTCGGAGATCGACGCCACCATCGACGCCCTCTACCTCTTCACTGATTGCCAAGTTTCCGTAGCTCCAAACGCTTGTATTATCCAAGATGATACACCGCACTTTATCGGAGTTAGCGAAATTCTACGACGCAGTGCTGACAGCGTTAAAGCCCTTCTCAAACGAGAGCTTGAAATCAAGTTGGCGGAGCTCGAAGAGAAATGGCATTTCGATTCGCTAGAACGAATCTTCATCGAGGAACGTATCTACAGACGCATCGAAGAGTGCGAAACTTGGGACGCGGTCATATCGGAAATCCACGCCGGTTTGGACCCATTCAAGCCACAGCTGAAGCGAGAAGTTACAGACGAGGACGTTACACGGCTTACCGAAATCCGCATCAAGCGCATCTCCAAGTTCAATTCCTTCAAAGCAGATGAGGAGATTAAAAAGACCGAGAAGGAGATGCGGGCCACCAAGCGGAACCTCAAGTCCCTCACGAAATTTGCCACCGCCTACTTCGAGTCTCTCAAGGAAAAATACGGAAAAGGTCGCGAGAGACGCACTCGTATCGATAGTTTCGAGACAATTAAAGCCGCTGAAGTGGCCCTTCCGACGCAAAAGCTCTACGTCAATCGAGAAGACGGATTTATGGGCTTCTCCCTCAAAAAGGACGAACTCCTTTGCGAGGCATCTCAGTTCGATGAGCTAATCGCCTTCTGTTCAGACGGAACTTTCCGCGTATCCAGAGCAGCAGACAAAGTTTTTATGGGCAAAGACATTATCCACATCGACCTTTGGAAAAAGGGCGATGAGGAAACGATTTACGACATGGTCTACCGCGACGGAGCCCGTGGAGCGTCTTACGTCAAGCGGTTCATCGTAAACGCCGTAACCCGCGACAAAGTTTATGATCTTACTCGCGGAGCCAAGGGGTCGAAGGTTCACTACTTGAAAGCGAATCCAGATGGTAAAACGCGACCGATTAAGGTCCGACTCACCCCATCTTGCAGCGCTCGAGTCAAAGAGTTTGATTTCGATCTCGGCGAGCTCACCGTGAAAGGACGGGGCAGCAAAGGAAATGTCCTGACCAAATATGCGATCAAAACAGCTCGGCCATTCTTCAATACCGAACTTTGATTTTCAGCTAGCGGGACGGATTTTTTTAAAGTCCGCCTCCTACTCGCCCATCGCTTTAAGCAATTGCTTCAGCTTGTCGGAAGTCGCCGCCAAAGCGGATGCGTATTGCTCACGGCTGACATTCGCTCCTTCTAGAGCTGCTGGTTGATCCTGCCAATAGCAGCTTTCTCCCGGCAAGGCTTTGCCAATCTTTTCCGCAATGCCGCCAGCCAAATTGAGATAATGCGCGTAACGGTTTTCTTCGGGAGCTCGTTCCGGCAAGTAGTGGTAACGAATCCCCGAACTCAGCAATTCGGGAAATCCCCATGATTCCATGATTTTCTCCACGATCTGGGAATTCGTTGAACCAAAGACTTCTTCTTCCCACTCCAAAAGCGGCTCTTCGGACTCGGGATCATACATGGGAGGCTCGCTGTGGCCCTTTGCGCAATTGTCGATAACGAGCTTGCCGAGAGACTTGAGTAATCCCGCCGTGTAGGCGTCAGAGCGATTTTCACCTGACACGCCAGCCAATTGCTCCATTGCGATACCAGTCGCTAAAGCATTGTGCCAAATCGCATCTCCCGAAACTCGATAAGCCAGGTTCCAATACTTGAATACACCCGCAACCGAGGCGACGCCTACAATCCGGTGTAGCTCTTGGAAACCAATTCGATTGATCCCCACCTCCAGCGAGTCGATGGGTTCTCCCGTGTTAAAGAAAGGCGTATTGCAAAGCCGAAAGACTCTGGCGACTAGCGAGGGATCCTTTTCCACCAAGCGAATCACGTCTATCATCTCCGTATCCTTGTCCTTCAGCATCCGCCCTAGTTTAACGAAAATCTCGGGCGAAGCGGGTATTTTGAGGATCGCAGCTTTCATTTCTAGCGGCGAGATATGGTAAATGTTGTCGATCATGCGGATACGTGACTTTGCGGTTCGACTTTTAATCGACTGGAAAAGGCCGTGTATAAGCCTATCCGGTCTAGATTTCTCTAGATTGTCAGAACCGCGCATATTCAGCTAGCTTCCCTGATCTCTTGTTACGGCTTTTTCGCGAAACTGCCCCGGGGTCCCAGGGTGAATCCTAATTCGTAAATAGAGCGTAAGGATTGTTTGGGAGTCCGGATACAGAGCCAACTTCACGCTTCTTTCACCGTTCGATCGCTTAACCAGCTCACGTTGCTGGACGATACATTGGGAAACAATCGGAATCCCGATTCATAAAGCAACCAAGGACAAGAGGAATAAACCATGACACTTTGCATCGACACTCAATTAACGCTGAGAGACCTGGAAACTTACATCAAGGTCCAGTTGGATGACTCTCGCTACGCTCACATCAGCATGGATCCAGTGCTAGACATCATCTTGCACGCCAAGAATCGATTGCTCAGGGGCGACTACATGCCTCGAGTCGTTTCCGAATCGATGGTAAGCCTGGACGAGTACCTCATGCTTTGCGCGGACTGTGAACCGTGCGCTCTCTGAGTATAGAAGACTGACACTTCTTCAGGTTGCTTCCAGCTCCGTAACGCCAATCGCCCTAAACCGGCTTGGCTGCGGGGCTTTTTTATTGCTTACCAATTGAGTTCGTCCTGATGGGACTTGAGCCAATTTTCGTGCGTCCGATAGTCGGGACAGGCTTTTTCGACCAGAGCCCAGAACGCCGGCGAATGATCAAAGCGTCGCATATGCATCAACTCGTGAATGATCACGTAGTCGCGAGTTGCCTCCGCCGTTAAAGCAAGACGCCAATTCAATGAAATGGTGCCACTGGTCGAGCAAGACCCCCAACGCGTCTTCTGGTCCCTCACCACTACTTTCTTCACCTTTTCTCCGAATTGGGCGGCAAGGCGATGAACCGCATGGGGAAACTCGGCTTGAGCGATTTGTCGGATGCGTTCCTTGAGTGGTCGGGCCAAATTCATATTCTCGTCCGCTATAAACAAGCGTTCGCTACCAAATCTCAGAACAGGTCGCCCAAAATCTTTTTCGATCTTCAGCTCTACCTTTTCACCCCGAAACCAAATGAAGTCGCCCGCTCCCAAGCAAGTCACGCTCTCGCCTGCGGCAAGCGACCTCAAGGCCTTTTCCCTCTCCTCCTCCAGCCAGGCTCGATGCTTGTTCGCAAAAGCCAAAGCATCCCGCTGCGTTCCAGCTCGCGGCACTGTCAGCAGAATATGCCCCTCTTTGTCCACTTTTGCCAAATATCTCTTGGCTCTAGGATGGGACTTAAAAACGACATCCGCCCTCCGCAAAGGAGCCAAAGGCTGAAATGAATCGCTTATGCTTTGATCGGACATAGTTCTTGAGCGTGCTTCGGATTTGAAGCTACTTTCCGGATTCAAATCATATGCAGCTGATAATCAAATGAAGACCGAGCTAAAGTCCGCCCTCGTCTGCTCTCTTGCAGTATTGTTTCTACTCGCCGCTTGCACCAATAAGGAAGAGCCGAACGGACCGGAAGCGCTCGAGCTTCTCAACTCCCAAATCGAGCAGATCGAAGGACTCTACCCAGCATCACAATCCACACCAAGTGGCTTGCATTACGTTGTGCAGGAAGAAGGCACGGGAGAATTTCCCCAAAGCGGGCAAGTGGTAACCGCTCACTATCACGGAACCTTTATTGACGGTTCGGTCTTCGACAGCTCGATTGATCGAGGTCATCCCATATCTTTTCCCGTCGGAGTTGGTCGCGTTATCAAAGGCTGGGATGAGGCATTTTTAGGTATGAAGAAAGGGGAAAAGCGAACCTTGATAATCCCGTCCGCCTTAGCCTACGGACCTCGAGGTAGCCCGCCCGCCATCCCAAGAAACGCGATTCTGGTATTTGAGGTCGAATTGGTCGACTTCAAGTAGACGTAGTCCCGGATCGACTCATACAAAAAAGTCCGTCTCGGCTAGCGAAACGGACTTCTGAAAAACTTGTTGCGGAACTAGTGGCTGCAACCGCAACCGCCCTTACCATGCTCGTGGTCGTGACCGCCGCCTCCGCAGCAACCACCCTCGCTATCCTCATGCTCATGATGGTGTTCGCCTCCACCGCAGCAGCCGCCTTCGCTTTCGCCGTGGCCACCGCAGCATCCACCAGAACTGTGAGCGTGCCCGTGAGCCAACTCTTCTTCAGTCGCATCACGTTTCGCCAATAAATCGACCGAGAAAACGAGGTCCTCGCCGGCTAGAGGGTGATTAGCATCCAAAGTGACTTGATCTCCCTCGACCTTGATGACGCGTACGATTGGGGCGTGACGATCTTGTCCCGCCTGAAAGTAGTCGCCTACTTTGACTTCGTCTACCGGAAGCTGAGAGATCGAAACGGTATCGATCTGAGATTCGTCGCGAAATCCGTAACCCTTCTCTGGGCGGACAATCACTTCATCGCTCTTGCCAATCTCCATGCTTACCAGGCTTTCCTCGAGGCCCTCGATAATCTGACCCGCTCCCGATAGGAACTCGAGCGGACGTCCTTCTGGGGACTGATCCAAGACTTCTCCCGCCTTGTTCCGCAGTGTGTAGCTGAAACTAATGACTTGCTGTGTCGACATGGCCCCCACGCAAAACCTAGCGTCAAAGCTTGGCAAACCCTAAAAAAAGTCGATTCGGTCCCAAATCGCGTGCTTAAGCCCCTTTTTATGGAGTGTTTCCGTCTTCGTACTACTCTTCGTCCTCCCACTCCTGACAACGGTCGATCGCCTTCTTCCATTTGCCCAAGCGCAATCGGCGATCTGTCTCCGACATCGCGGGTTCATAGCTGCGGTCGGCCTCCACGAGTCTCACCAACTCTTCTCGAGACCCCCAATAACCGGTCGCTAAACCCGCAAGGAATGCTGCCCCTTGTGCCGTGGTCTCCAAAATCCTCGGACATTTCACGCTTACGCCTGAGACATCAGCTTGCGTCTGCATAAGCAAGGAATTCGCGGAAGCTCCACCGTCCGCCCTCAGCTCACGAAGACGATGCCCGGCATCGGTCGCCATTGCTTCCGTCACATCGCTAACTTGGTTCGCAATCCCGTCCAAAACGGCTCGGGCAATGTGCGCGACGCCACTCCCACGCGTGAGACCCATAATCGTTCCACGAGCATAAGGATCCCAATAGGGAGCTCCTAAACCGGTGAAAGCCGGCACCACAACGACTCCGTCGGAGCTCTCCACAGACCGAGCCAAGGCTTCGACCTCCTCGGCTGATTTTATAACCCCAAGTTGGTCCCTTAGCCACTGTACTGCAGAACCTCCCACAAACACACTCCCTTCCAAAGCGTACTCAACCTTTCCATCAACCTTCCACGCCACAGTGCTGAGCAATTTGTTCTTCGAGGAAGAGGGTTCGTCACCGACATTCATTAAGATGAAACAGCCAGTTCCGTAGGTGCACTTCACCATGCCGGACTTGAAGCAAAGCTGACCAAACAAAGCGGCTTGCTGGTCGCCCGCTATTCCTGAGATCGTGACACTTCTTCCCCCCGTGAGTTCGGGATCAGTAGTGGCGAATTCTCCACTCGATTCCACGATACGCGGCAAAGATGGTTTGGGAATTGAGAAGAGCTCCATTAATTCCTCGTCCCATTGGCAGGATCGCAAATCCATGAGTTGGGTCCTGCTGGCATTCGAGACGTCGGTTACATAACATCGACCTCCGCTCAGTTTCCAGATCAGCCAAGAGTCGATCGTTCCGAATCTCAAGGCCCCCTCCTCAGCGAGGACTTCCGCTTCTTCCCTGTTTTCGAGAATCCACTTCATTTTGCTGGCAGAGAAATAAGGATCCAAAACAAGGCCGGTTTTCTCTTGTATCCAAGTTTCCTTACCTTGCTTCTTTAGCTCCTCGCAAAACGCAGCGGACCTGCGATCCTGCCAGACAATGGCATTCCCAACTGGCTTCCCGTTTGTAGAATTCCAAGCGACGACAGTCTCGCGTTGATTAGTGATTCCAATAGTCGCCACCGCATCCCATCCACAACCGACTCGCGTGAGCACTCCCTCGATGGCCCTTTTTTGAGAGGCCTAAATTTCTTCAGCATCATGTTCCACCCAGCCCGCTTTCGGAAAATACTGGGGAAACTCGTATTGCTCTGACGCTACCACGCGAGCGTTCTTGTCGAATAGGATCGCACGCGAGCTGGTAGTACCTTGATCAATCGCTAGAACAAATTGCACGACGCAACGCTACCAGTTTTACGCGTGGTGAAAAGACCATAGTTAATCAACGGCAACACGCCCGAGGGGACTGTCTAGAGAAAGAGTATCCACCTTCTTGGTACTAGTACCGCAATCGTACCGCTCACGGTATTGAGCAAAACGTCTAGCTGGCTGGAATCACGGTGGGCGAGGTATCCTTGCCCCCACTCGATCATCATACTCAGAGAGAACGATGCGATTCCGACAAAAAGAAAAACCCGAAGCGAGGATCTGAAGCGACGGCGCCCCATAGAAGCGAAACAGATTCCTACCGGAATGAAACCAAGGGTATTGATCACTATGTCGCGCGTGTACTCCTCGGTAGTGAGTTGCTCCATTCGCTTGGAGTTGAAAAATTCTCGCTTAACCAATTCAAACTGATCCGGAATCGACAGGCTCAAAGGAAGCAATCCTCGTGACATATCAAAATCTAACACCGGTTTCGCAGCGGCAAAGGAATCGGTCCCATCCGCATAAAATGAGTCATATACAGCGACTCGGCGAATCTCCCCAATGAAAGGGTTTGTGCCATCCGCACTATTTCCGATGAGAAGCCGCCCGATGAACTTGTTGTCTTTGCCCAAAAGGGGAAAATCGCGACGCGATTCGACCAATTTGCCGTCCACGTATAGGTCTGTCCGGTTTAGCTCCGAGGAAAGGAAAAGGCGTTTGAAACTTTGACCATCAAACAGGTCCCGATGTCCAATTTCTGAATACCCTCTAGAAACGGCTGACCTGTCCCGGCGACTCCTTATGGCCAAGTGGTCTTGCCATTGGGATACAAGCAGTGCCGGCAGTTCGTCCTCGCCGTCGAAAAACTCCAGAAATACCGCGAGTCCGCTCCGAGCGTGGGACTTGGCTTTTAGCTCTATTTCAAGTGTAATTCCATGCCAGCTCGTCGTATCCAAAGTCTCGGCGCAAAAGGCTATGCCACGCGCGGAACGATCGCCCGCCCCGACCCCTTCGTTGAATACTAGGGCGTCTTCAGCTTGATCGTAGCGAACATCGTTGCTCGTGAAGAAGTTAAACGGCCACCAGCCAAAACAAAGAGTAACAAATACGACCACAGCCAGTACGCTGCGCCTAAAGGTCGGTTGTAGCGCCATAAGCAAACCCGCCGAACTAAGCGGGAATTTCCCCCATGACCATCGCGTTTTTGCCAGTCAGATTCATTTGGACCGGACGAAAACAACTAAACCTCGCCCCTGCAATACTTCAAATCGACCTATCCACCGCCAAAAAAGCCCGCCCCAAGGGACGGGCTGACTGGAGAGAACCCGGGTTAACGGAGATGGAGCTAGCAGAAGGACTTTCAGGAAAGTCTAAGGCTCCCCTTCAGGTCCGACTATTCGCTAAAAAACTTCGTCCAAAAGATTCTTGAAGCAGGGGTTCCCGCTGTAGTCGTACTCCATTTCTGAATCGTCATGATTGACTGGGTCGTGCACCCAGTACCTCCGCAGCGAAACAAGGTCAGCAACCGTGGAATCGACCTGAACGCTGGAACTTGGCCAATCGATGGTCATCGCACCCGCCATTTCGAAGAGATACTTGCGGGACGGAAGTCCATGCCG
It encodes the following:
- a CDS encoding HDOD domain-containing protein: MIDNIYHISPLEMKAAILKIPASPEIFVKLGRMLKDKDTEMIDVIRLVEKDPSLVARVFRLCNTPFFNTGEPIDSLEVGINRIGFQELHRIVGVASVAGVFKYWNLAYRVSGDAIWHNALATGIAMEQLAGVSGENRSDAYTAGLLKSLGKLVIDNCAKGHSEPPMYDPESEEPLLEWEEEVFGSTNSQIVEKIMESWGFPELLSSGIRYHYLPERAPEENRYAHYLNLAGGIAEKIGKALPGESCYWQDQPAALEGANVSREQYASALAATSDKLKQLLKAMGE
- a CDS encoding DNA gyrase/topoisomerase IV subunit A, with amino-acid sequence MSDDSQDQLDFDEEPEENSTELVSAEAEEKAGNAKAPLATSYQNWFLEYASYVILDRAVPALLDGLKPVQRRIMHSLRELDDGRYNKVANVVGHSMRYHPHGDASIYSAMVGMGQRNLLIDTQGNWGNTLTGDGAAAARYIEARLSPFAREVVFNPKTTKWQQSYDGRNKEPINLPVKFPLLLAEGCEGIAVGLACKILPHNFNEIIDAAVYYLNGDDFELYPDFETGGIADFSNYNDGLRGGRVLVRAVFEKLSKYQIAIREIPFGCTTGSLIDSILSANSKGKIKIKKIEDNTSDKAEIIITLPPGSEIDATIDALYLFTDCQVSVAPNACIIQDDTPHFIGVSEILRRSADSVKALLKRELEIKLAELEEKWHFDSLERIFIEERIYRRIEECETWDAVISEIHAGLDPFKPQLKREVTDEDVTRLTEIRIKRISKFNSFKADEEIKKTEKEMRATKRNLKSLTKFATAYFESLKEKYGKGRERRTRIDSFETIKAAEVALPTQKLYVNREDGFMGFSLKKDELLCEASQFDELIAFCSDGTFRVSRAADKVFMGKDIIHIDLWKKGDEETIYDMVYRDGARGASYVKRFIVNAVTRDKVYDLTRGAKGSKVHYLKANPDGKTRPIKVRLTPSCSARVKEFDFDLGELTVKGRGSKGNVLTKYAIKTARPFFNTEL
- a CDS encoding M48 family metallopeptidase encodes the protein MSDQSISDSFQPLAPLRRADVVFKSHPRAKRYLAKVDKEGHILLTVPRAGTQRDALAFANKHRAWLEEEREKALRSLAAGESVTCLGAGDFIWFRGEKVELKIEKDFGRPVLRFGSERLFIADENMNLARPLKERIRQIAQAEFPHAVHRLAAQFGEKVKKVVVRDQKTRWGSCSTSGTISLNWRLALTAEATRDYVIIHELMHMRRFDHSPAFWALVEKACPDYRTHENWLKSHQDELNW
- a CDS encoding VanZ family protein — its product is MALQPTFRRSVLAVVVFVTLCFGWWPFNFFTSNDVRYDQAEDALVFNEGVGAGDRSARGIAFCAETLDTTSWHGITLEIELKAKSHARSGLAVFLEFFDGEDELPALLVSQWQDHLAIRSRRDRSAVSRGYSEIGHRDLFDGQSFKRLFLSSELNRTDLYVDGKLVESRRDFPLLGKDNKFIGRLLIGNSADGTNPFIGEIRRVAVYDSFYADGTDSFAAAKPVLDFDMSRGLLPLSLSIPDQFELVKREFFNSKRMEQLTTEEYTRDIVINTLGFIPVGICFASMGRRRFRSSLRVFLFVGIASFSLSMMIEWGQGYLAHRDSSQLDVLLNTVSGTIAVLVPRRWILFL
- a CDS encoding FKBP-type peptidyl-prolyl cis-trans isomerase; translated protein: MSTQQVISFSYTLRNKAGEVLDQSPEGRPLEFLSGAGQIIEGLEESLVSMEIGKSDEVIVRPEKGYGFRDESQIDTVSISQLPVDEVKVGDYFQAGQDRHAPIVRVIKVEGDQVTLDANHPLAGEDLVFSVDLLAKRDATEEELAHGHAHSSGGCCGGHGESEGGCCGGGEHHHEHEDSEGGCCGGGGHDHEHGKGGCGCSH
- a CDS encoding FKBP-type peptidyl-prolyl cis-trans isomerase, with the translated sequence MKTELKSALVCSLAVLFLLAACTNKEEPNGPEALELLNSQIEQIEGLYPASQSTPSGLHYVVQEEGTGEFPQSGQVVTAHYHGTFIDGSVFDSSIDRGHPISFPVGVGRVIKGWDEAFLGMKKGEKRTLIIPSALAYGPRGSPPAIPRNAILVFEVELVDFK